The genomic interval ACTGCACTAAGCGGATGCTTCATTTGCGTTGCATACAGCGCTCCTTGAATAGCAAAGGCTGATAATCCAATCGCGTCAAAAAACGCCTCGCTCCGTCGCCAGCGCTGAATCCAGTCAACAGGCAATAGAAAAGCAATCGTCATGGCAATGATAGCTATTTTGAGCAGGTATCCTTGATTCCAAAGCGATGTAACTGGCATACCTATCAACAGATTACGCACGACACCGCCGCCAAATGCTGTGACAAGTCCAAGCACGAACACACCTAGTATATCGTATTCTTCCTCCATAGCGACAATCGCTCCGCTGACTGCAAAGGCAATTGTTCCGATAATGCTAAAAATACCAAAAATGTCCATACTCACAGCAAATGCTCCTCGCTTCCCGTACATGAACCGATCACTGCATCGGTACTTTCATTCATCATTTTAGCTGGGAGGATGTGGATTCGCAACGACAAATTTCGTGAATTTCATCCGTTTATCCATACAGTTATTCCACTCCTCTAGTTTTTATAGAACAAAAGGCATTATACTGGAGTGAATTACATTAGATTTCGCCAAAAAGAAAGGAAAATTCATCATGCAACTTCGCATCGTAATATGCACGGGCGGCCAGCTTGGCGCCTGGGCACTTGCACATATAAAGCCCGATGATCTCCTGATTGGAGCAGACAGCGGTGCTCGCTTCCTCATTAAGAACGGACGAAGACCAGATATTTCGATCGGAGACTTTGATTCCGTATCAGAAGAAGATTTGTTAGAAATTCGTGAAAATAGCGGTCAAACGATAGCTTGTGACCCCATCGACAAAAACTACACCGATACGGAAATGGCCATACGTCTCGCCTTGGACTTGCAGCCTACTGAAATCATTTTACTTGGAGCGCTGGGCACTAGATTTGATCACTCCCTAGCTAATGTCCACCTGCTCGCGCTTTCTTCCCAGCAACAGGTGAAAATGACGATCATTGATGACCATAATAAAATTTCTTTGATTAGCGAGCAATTAAACATTGAGCAGCAAGGATATCCGAACGTTTCATTGCTTCCGCTGTCTTTAAAAGTAGAAGGAATTACGCTTGATGGTTTTCAATATCCGCTGACTGACGCCGAGCTAACGATTGGTCAATCTCTCGGGATTAGCAATGTCCTTGTATCATCTACTGGAAACATCTCCATAAGAAAAGGCTTGTTGTTAGTCATCCAAAGTCGTGACTAACGATTTCAACAAAAGACCCAACCGAGGTAACTAATCCTCCTGTCGGGTCTTTGTTTTTTCAAGATTAATCCTTTAGATAAGCTCATCCTCTTTTGTAACAATTTCTAAGCCTTCTACATGCTTGCGATTCATCAGCTTGCGGGCTTTTCTATTCTCCTTTGATTCAAATACAATATCGAGATCATACTCCTCATTTTGACCCGGGTAAAGCTTCGTTTTGGCGATATACAGCTTTAACCGTTTATGATTGAACGTGAGCTTTTGCCCTTGAATTTGGACAATCACATTTCCTCGTTCATCTGCAGGCCGATATACTACACCCATTTTATTTAGAGGATAGATCCATACTGCATCACCTTTCTCAAAAGGTTTTTTTGCTTCTTTCGGGTTCTGTGCTTTCGTTTCATCAGCATTTTTTAAATTTTTGTTAATAAAATCTGCTGCTGCTGAAGATGAGGTTTTCTGAGCTTCCTTTTCATTTCTTGATTGCTCACTTGTGCGTGTTTCATGAGACGGATCTACTTTCCGCACAAGCAGATGTTCTGCACGCTGCATCACCTCTTCTGGCAGACCAAAGCGCCTTGCTATCGCGAATGCGTGACTCTCGCCTGCTTCCCCCATCTCTAAGCGATAAAGCGGCTTTAACGTTTCCGCATCAAATGCCATTTTCCCATTTTGACATCCAGGGGTGCGGGCAGCAAAAGCTTTAATTTCATTAAAATGAGTCGTTGCCCCTGCTAATGCTCCTTTTTTCAACAGTTGTTCTAATAGTGCAATAGAGAGCGCTATCCCTTCTGATGGATCGGTACCCGCTGCCAATTCATCAAGCAGAAGCAGTGCCCTCGGACCAGCCGCTTGAAGCATATCCTTAAGAACGGTGATATGAGATGAAAATGTACTCAGTGATTGTTCCAAACTTTGTCCATCTCCAACATCGGCAATAACGTGCTGGAATACGCCGATTTCACTCCCCTGCTCAGCTGGAACCAGCAGGCCCGATTGGATCATCAGTACGAATAATCCAATGGTTTTTAAAGTTACCGTTTTCCCACCTGTATTCGGCCCAGTAATAATTAACTGCTTCCATTTGTATCCGAGCTCCACATGAAGCGGTACGCTATGTTGTCCTAGCAGTGGATGGCGTGCACCGACGAGTCTTACAACTGGCTGATCGGATAACTCAATTTTTTTACCGTTATACGACCTAGACAGCTTCGCTCTTGCCGTAATAAAGTCAAATGAAGCCATGGCTTCTACATTACGAAATAGCTCAAAGGAGAACGACTCGGTATATTCAGACAATCGGGATAATATAATGGTGCGCTCCCGCTCCTCATCCGCCTTCCACTGCTGCAGCTCCACCTGAAGCTCTGATGCGTCTAATGGCTCAACGAACAAGGTCTGACCACTAGCAGATTCATCCCACACTGTCCCTGGCACCTGCTTGCGATGCTCTCGCTTTACTGCAATAACAAATCGATCATGGCGCTTGCTGATGACCGGCTCTTGCAGAGATGTACGATACTTATTAAGCGCATTTTCCATTTTTTTCTGGATTTTGTCCTCCGCTGCATAGATATGTCTGCGGATGTAGGCAAGATCAGGACTAGCTTGATCGGTTAGCTGGCCGTAACGAATACAACGTTTTAGTTCGTCCCTAAGTACGGGGCAATCGTACATAGATTCCGCATAAGCGGAAATCGTTGGCGCAATCTCACGTTTGCTGAACATGTACTTTTTCATTTGCACAACAGAGGTTAACCATACCGACAACTGCTCTAGTTCCTGCTCATTATAAATTCTACCTTTGCCGAGCAGTGACAGAAACGAATCAATTCCGTCCATTGCGGATAATGGAATGCTTGCTCCGCTTCCGAGAAGTTCAGCAGCCTCGTACGTTTCTTGCAGCCACGCTTCAACTTGCCGCTGCTTCGTGCTTGGTTCAAGCCTTTCAGCCAACAATCGTCCTGCAGGTGAAATCGTGTTGCTCACTACGCCTGCTTTTACCTTATCAAACTCTAATCTTCGCCAAGATGCTTCATTCATCTGTATGGCCTCCTCTATTTTGAGTAAAAAAAAAGACAGAAACAGAACGCGGGCGCGTTCCATTCCTGTCTTTGATCGACAAATGCTCCAATACCACTTCCACCGCTAACAAAATCGTTAACATGAAAATGGATATAAAAAAACCGTGCTGCGAGAGCACGGTGATTGGGCCGCTGTCGAATTGCTTCAGGCGGAAATCCTCATGTCCAGAACTCTTGGCGTCAGATCACGAAATAGAGCCTTGCATCTCAGTGAATTCACACTGGGAATCGTCGCAAGACCAACGTTCATCTGACTCTATCCAATTTATGAGTTATGGACACCAGCAAACATTAAAATTTCCCCTTTAAGCATCATGTTAAAAGATAATCCAAAATAGGATTCTTAATTAATGTACATAAAAGACAAGCAGCTTGTCAAGCAAGACTTAATCTACTGTTTAATGCTATAAAGAAATGGACATGCCCGTTCGTGCAAATTGAAGGTGATCGGGCAGCTTATAATCTCTCCGAAGATCAATATCATGCGACATATGTGTGAGAAAGGTTTGTTTGGGCTTCCACTTCTGGATAAGCTCGATAGCTTCAACAACATCATAGACCGAACGAGTTTCATAAGCAAAAGGCTCTTCGTAAAAGCTTGTTCCTAGTACAAGCAAATCAAGATCAGCCAAATGTTGCTGCTGCTCATCCGTCAGGCCGATCGAATCAGAGCAATATACCCATTTGCAATTTGTCTCCGAATGTTCGAAGCGAAATGCATAAGCATAGCCGTTTTTCCCATGATTGACTCGCCAGCTATATGCTCGCCATTTGCCGAGCATAATAAGAGTGTCAAATGAATGGAACTCAATCTGCCGATTTAGCCAAGGAAAACGATCTAATATTTCTTTAATGACTTCAGTGGGCGCGTAAGCTTGACCTCTTTTTTTCGTCCAGCGACAAGCGTCTGCCCACTCCACCAATCCACCGATATGGTCAAAATGAGCATGTGTAATGAGCAGTGTGTCGATCTCACGCAGTGAGGCCATCTCTAATTGTTTTGCGAAGTCCGACCCACAGTCAATCCACACCGTTCCAGCTTCTTGATCCTCCAGCTGCAGCGACGATCTATAACGACGGTTCTCCTGTGTGTCCCGTGCTTCCTCACAAACCTCGCATTCACAATAAATGCGAGGCACACTCATGGAATCTCCAGTTCCCCTAAAAATCAGCTTCGTCATAGCGGCAGCAGCTCAAACGACTCCGATGCACAGATTTGTTCCATCATTTGAAGCCATTGTTCCGGCTTGTTTGGCAATGCGGCATAATAGCCTTCTAAGAATGAGGCGATTAGAGCTGCATCAATCGTTGTTTGCTCTTCATTTTTCGGAAGGAAACATAAGTCTAGTTCAGCAACAGCTTGGCCTTCATGGTCCCAAGAAGGATGAACATAAGGAAAAGCGATTCGCTTATAGCCGATATGCGACAGCACTTCGCGACGCACAATCGGATTCATAGGTGAAACTCCGCCAAATGCATGCTCACCTGCGCGATAAGGGTCGTATACCTCAGCAAACATGCCAAGCGAGACAGTACCGGACTGATCAGCTAGCTTCTGCAAATCTTGTTCTCGATTGCGGAGTAGAAACCGACCGATGCCAAGTGATGGTTTTCCGATAATCGTAAAATCAGTCATAGCAACGCGCAGCTCTGGATAATAACGATATTCTGTTGAACCTACGACTTCCCCCTCATGCAATGCAACATATACATGAATGGTTGGGTCTTCAAGCGGCTCGCGCCAAAGCTCATAAGCAAGAACTTCCTCAGGAGGAAAAATCGTTTGAAGAAGCTTATGTAATGGTTCAAAATATTTGTCCTCAATGCTTACGATTCGATGATAGGTTAGCATATATGTACATCTCCTTATTTAAATGGATTGCGCCACTCCATGATTGCAGCGCAGTTACCCGATTGCTCATCATCCAAGTAGTCAAGAGCAACCCCAATCGGTATCCGTCCGCATCTAAGCAAAAAAGTAATGACAGGGTCTTTGTATTCTCCAGTTAGTACTTTTTCCAAATAAGCTTCTGGCGTCATCTCCTGGATTAGTGCCCCATAACCGGGCATGCGACCGCCCCCAAGCAATCTCAAAAGTCCCAGCTGAACAACCGTTTCATACATCGATTGCATGAGCCATTTGCCAATGCCTGATTTTCGGAACTCCGGTATGACACAAAGGTCTATTACATACAGAGTGTCTCCGTTTAAATTATGATTGCGAATATAACCACTGTCAGAAATCGTTTCCCAATTATGTGCATGGCCATAATCAATCATATCGATGGTTACTCCGGTCATGGAGCCAATAATCATTCCATCAACCTCTGCGCATAAGGCACCTTCAGGGAATCGGTTCACATGTTCAGTTAATTGTTCTTTGTTCCACCAAAGCTCCTGTGGGTAAGGTGGGGGAAAGCTTAGCCGCTGAACTTCAATCAATCCATCAAAATCTGCTGGTTTGTAATTACGAATGACTGCTTTTTGCGGTTTTCCATCGATGAACAAGAACAGCTCCTTACGCATCACTGTCTCCCCCTTTCTTCGCTAAACAAGATAAAAATCAAGTCCAATCGGTATACAAATCGGTGCGGCGGTCACGCCACGTCGTAACAGAACCCTTCAGCCTGACTTCCTCAAGCAAAGATAAATCAAGATCAGCCACGACGAGCATATCATCATTGATGATGCCTTCGCTTAATATACCGGCTGGCGGGAATGGAATATCGTTCGGAGCAATAATAGCAGCTTGACCAAAATTTGCACGCATCAGATCAACTTTACGAAGAGAGCCAACTGTACCCGTCGTTACAATGTATACCTGATTCTCAACAGCTCTAGCATGGCAGCAGTATCTTACGCGATAGAATCCATGACGATCATCTGTGCACGATGGACAGAAAATGACATCCGCACCTTTAGCGCGAGCCATTCGAACGATTTCAGGAAATTCAATATCGTAGCAAGTAAGCATCGCGATGGTACCATATGCGGTCTCGAATACCTCAAGACCTTCACCTGCCGACATATTCCAGCCTTCTACTTCTGGTGGCGTAATGTGGATTTTATGCTGAACGTCAATTTTCCCATCGGGATGAAAGAGATGCGCAGCATTGCGCAAACTTCCATCCGATTGTTTTATCACATGGGTGCCTCCAACAATATAAACCTCATATTCAGCAGCTAGTGAGCGAAAGAGAGCAAGATAATCCTCCGTGAATTCAGGAAGCCGGTCAATAGGAAGCGCAACGCCCTGCTCATCTCCAATGGACATCAATTGGGTTGTCAGAAACTCAGGAAACAAAATAAATTGTGACCCGTATTCCGAGGCATTGCGTACATAATGTGTTACTTGCTCTGCGAATTGCTCAAACGAGTTAATATCAGCAAGCTTATACTGAACGGCTGCCGTACGAAACTTCATTCGTTAAATCCTCCAATCGTATCGTTATTGTTTGCGCTGTTTAAATTGCAAAGTAATCGTCGTGCCTAAATCCGGCAGACTAAACACATCTACCTTTCCTTCATGCAAATCAATGATTCGTTTCGCAATGGACAAGCCGAGACCTACTCCGCCTGTTGTGCGGCTTCTGGCTCCATCCACACGGTAGAAGCGTTCGAATAGATGCGGAATTTCGTTTTCTGGAATGCCCATTCCTTTATCCTTAACCTCGATTTTCACGATATGTCTAACGAGTGTAATCGTAATATCGATCGGGTCCTTCGAGTATTTAATCGCGTTATCGAGCAAAATGACGAGCAGCTGCCTGATTTTGTCCTTGTCTCCAACCATACGAACCGCCTTGGACATTGCTTTCACTCGAATCGGTCTGCCGAACGTCGTTTGCAGCATCGTTGCTAGCTCATCAACCACTTGAACAACGTCAAACAGCTCCTGCTTCAGCCAATCCTCCTGCTCCGCCTCAGCAAGCATAAGCATGGATTTTGTTAAGTTTTGCAGACGATTTGCTTCTTTATCGATTGCTTCAATCGCTTCATTTCGTAAGCTCTCGTCATCACGTCCCCAACGCTTTAACATACCAGCATAGCTGCTGATAACAGTTAGAGGGGTTTTGAGCTCATGAGAAGCATCTGCTACGAATTGCTTCTGCTTAGCAAATGTGCGGTCAAGTCGTTCAATCATCTGATTAAATGCACGAACGAGCTGCAGAAGCTCAGCAGATTCCTCGCGGTTGCTAAGCTCAATTTGTCTAAGCTTCCCGCTTCGGTCAATTTCTCGCATCGTATTAACCATTTGCTGAATGGGCGCCGTTAGTCTTGAAGTAAACCAATAGGTTCCGAATATTGCAAACAAAATGGCACCGCCGCTCGTGACGCTTAACGCTGCGACCAGCACCTGCAAATAATTGTCCAATTCATCTAGTATTCGATTAATTTCAAGCATTGCAATAACTCGATTGCCGTCATATAGCGGAACTCGCATGAACAAAATTCGTTCTCCGCCCTTCGTGATCATCCCGGTATGGTGATGCACCTCAAAGGTCGCTGGCAGCTGCTGCAGCAGCTCATCCGTTCCTGTTATATTTACAACCCGGTTATTAGGCGCAATGATGCGAATCATTTCGTTTACGTTGTAATACTCATTGAGCAGCTCCGGATAGTTTAATCCTCGGCCGCTCTGAATTCGGGGATTCTCAAGCATGAGATTCACCTTATTCGCAATGACCTCTTCTTCACTTTCAGTCGTTATTTTGATCACATAGAAATACACAAAAATATTAAATAGAATCAAAATAAATATAAGCCAAAAAATGGTGAAAAGCGTAAACCGTTTGCGGAGTGTCATGCATCGGGCTCCTTTATCATATAACCTACTCCTCGAACCGTATGAATAAGCTTATGACGATAACCCTTGTCCAACTTCTGACGCAGATAACGGATATAAACATCTACTAAATTTGTTTCACCGATAAAATCATATCCCCAAACTTCGGATAAAATATCTTCACGCGATTTCTCATCATTTTTGTTTTCCACAAGATATACGAGCAGCTCGAATTCACGCGGCGTTAGCTCGATCAAAATATCTTTGCGATATACTTTACGCGTGCGCAGCTCGATCGTTAAGTCGCCAACCTTGATCATGTCGGATCCTTCCGCTTCCTTCGGATACTGCTGGAATATACGCAAAATATTGCGAACCCGCGCCAGCAGCTCCTCCATTGCGAACGGCTTAGTAATATAATCATTTGCTCCATGCTCGAATCCGCTTACTTTATCCGGTACGGTGTCGCGTGCAGTCAACAATATAATAGGTACAGGATTTCCTGCTTGTCGCAGTAATCGCAGAACTTCAATTCCGCTCATCTCAGGCAACATGACATCGAGCAATACAAGCTCCCATTCACCTGTCGAAGCCATTTCATATCCGGTTCTGCCATCAGCGGCAGTCCCTACGGTATACCCCTCATGCTCAAGCTCAAGTTGTAAAATTCGGGAAATACCCGCTTCATCTTCGACGACTAGAATACGTTCTTTCATTCTAGAGGTTCACCTGCTTCCAGTTGTAAATAATATTAATGCCGTTAATCAACCATATCTTCTTCTATAAATACGGTTAAATTTATCATAATGAAGACCTATCACAAATGCAAGCAAGCCGATCTACAAGAAGAGTAGACCGGCAATTGCCACGGAAGGTGTTTATCTTCACGAAGATTAAGGATATTAAGCTAAAACCACTCCTAGTTTTGCATCGACCAGGCTTCTACATCCCATGTTTTGGTAGCCATATCCTCGTAAAATTCCGGTTCATGAGATACAAGCACGACAGTTCCTTTATAAGCCTTAAGAGCACGCTTCAATTCCGCTTTAGCCACAACGTCCAAATGGTTCGTCGGCTCATCGAACAGAATCCAGTTGCTCTCGCGCATCATAAGCTTGCATAGACGAACCTTCGCTTGCTCGCCGCCGCTGAGCTGATTAAGCGAACGTGTAATATGTTCATTTTTCAAGCCACAGCGTGCAAGGGCACCCCGAACCTCTGATTGGGTCATGAAGGAGAACTCATCCCATACATCCTCAAGCGGCGTCATCGTCGGAGCTTTTGCTTCTTGCTCAAAGTAAGCAGGATTTAAATAATCGCCCAGATAGGTTTTGCCGTCAAGCGCTGGAATTACGCCTAAAATGGTTTTGAGTAGTGTAGATTTACCAACGCCGTTGCATCCTACGATAGCAATCTTATCACCACGTTCAATGACCATGTCCATTTTTGGCAGCAGAGGTTTATTGTAGCCAATGACCATGCCTTCTGCTTCAAATACAGTCTTGCCGCTCGTTCTCGATTCTTTAAAGTTAAACGTTGGTTTTGCCGCTTCTTCCGGTTTATCAATACGATCAATACGATCAAGCTGCTTCTCACGGCTTTTGGCACGTCCTGATGTTGAAGCGCGTGCTTTGTTTTTCTGAATAAAATCCTCTTGCTTCTTAATAAAATCCTTTTGTTTCTCGTATGCATCGATGTGCTGCGCCTTGTTCAGATCAGCCATTTCAAGAAATTTATCATAATTGGCCGAATAGCGTGTCAGCTTCGTAAATTCAAGATGGTAAATCACGTTGACCACTTGATTCATAAAGCTCGTTTCATGTGAAATAAGAACAAACGCATGCGGGTAGTTTTTTAAATAGTTAGTTAGCCAATTGATATGCTCTTCATCCAAATAGTTCGTAGGCTCATCGAGCAGTAGAACACCTGGTTTTTCAAGAAGCAGCTTCGCTAGCAGTACCTTTGTCCGCTGACCGCCGCTAAGTGCAGTAACATCACGATCAAGTCCAATCGCATTCAGACCTAGCCCGTTTGCCATCTCATCTACTTTTACATCAATTAAATAGAAATCGCCGATCTCCAGCTCTTCCTGAATCTCACCCATACGTGTAAGCAGCTCATCTAATTTATCTGAATCTGCATCGCCCATTTGAGCTGCAATGTTATTTAGCTCTTCTTCCAATAGCAGCAAAGGTAAAAAAGCATCCTTCAGTACATCACGGATCGTTTTACCTGCTTCAAGCTTCGTATGTTGATCCAAGTAGCCGTAACGAACACGCGGTGTCCATTCGACCTTTCCTTCATCCTTCAACAGTTTGCCTGTTAAAATATTCATCAGTGTTGACTTGCCTGTACCATTCGCACCGACTAGGCCAACATGCTCTCCATCCAACAAACGGAAGGCTACATTTTTAAAAAGCACACGATCTCCGAACGTATGTGATAATTGCTCAACTGTTAACAAACTCATTTGTCTTTATCTCCATTCATATATGAACCATAGTTATAGCTTGTGAAATGTGTCGTTTTGCCCGTATCATTGTACCACAAAAATGGTCATTTTGTGTTCATTTCCTTATAAAGGAGCTGTAAAATGGGCGAAAGCGCATGATTTAATCGTTTATTTAAGCGCGATTCATCCGTTGCCCAGAGCCCTTTCCATTGCAAAGAAAGCAGCGTCTCTTCCGGAAGTCGCGGCACGATGGCTAATGGCTTGTCGGGAAATAAGGAAAGCCATTCATTCCGACCATGGTAGTTCAGATCCTTGTTGGCGATATAAAATAATTTTCCGCCTGTGGCTTTCATTTTTTGCTTCAAGTCCATTAGCAGCTTTAATTCGCTCGCTTGCCACTTAACCACAGCAGGATCACCAATTACAAATAGGAAATGCGACTGCTTCAGCATGGATATAGCATTAGACTCCTTCCAACTGCCAGAGAAATCGAATAGCTGGTACATAGTTGGTGAAGTCCGAAGCATTTGTGCAAAAGCCATAGCATCATATTTAGCATCATCGGATCTTAGTTCAGAATGAAATGAAAACCAATTTACTGCTAAATCATTATGTTTATAGTGGATATAACGTTTATCCTGTGTTAGCTGACCGGACTGTTCATAATTACTGATGCTTTTATGCCCAGATAACCATGCGTGCCATTCAGGCCTAGTATCGTCGTATTCGACTGCTGCTATAGAAGCGCCTTGCCTCCCAAGCAGGACTGCAAGTGCATGCGTCAAAAAGGTAGACCCTGCACCTGAGGATAAAGATAATAAGCCGATCAGCTTCTGATTTAATTGTGTACAGGGTTTGCTTTTTAGTTGATTCCAGAACACCTTATTGTCGCTATCAGGCTCTACAAAAACCTCTAGCGCTTTCTCCGCTTCAGCTATAGTTGCATATCGATATTGGGGATCGGGTTGAAGTAAACGTTTTAGCACAAGCTTAAAGGCTTTCGGAACGTCTGGCTGCAAAGATGTAAATAAAGCAGAATCCGCTGTCCAGCCCGTTTTTTGATGATAAATACTTCCCTCACTAGCCATAAA from Paenibacillus sp. FSL K6-3182 carries:
- a CDS encoding trimeric intracellular cation channel family protein; translation: MDIFGIFSIIGTIAFAVSGAIVAMEEEYDILGVFVLGLVTAFGGGVVRNLLIGMPVTSLWNQGYLLKIAIIAMTIAFLLPVDWIQRWRRSEAFFDAIGLSAFAIQGALYATQMKHPLSAVLVAAMLTGIGGGIIRDVLAGRKPLVLKDEIYAVWAMLAGLAIGLGWIKSTLELLVLFVIIISFRMLSVYFKWKLPRRTLHIHTSNEQQKRGTS
- a CDS encoding thiamine diphosphokinase; translated protein: MQLRIVICTGGQLGAWALAHIKPDDLLIGADSGARFLIKNGRRPDISIGDFDSVSEEDLLEIRENSGQTIACDPIDKNYTDTEMAIRLALDLQPTEIILLGALGTRFDHSLANVHLLALSSQQQVKMTIIDDHNKISLISEQLNIEQQGYPNVSLLPLSLKVEGITLDGFQYPLTDAELTIGQSLGISNVLVSSTGNISIRKGLLLVIQSRD
- a CDS encoding DNA mismatch repair protein MutS, translating into MNEASWRRLEFDKVKAGVVSNTISPAGRLLAERLEPSTKQRQVEAWLQETYEAAELLGSGASIPLSAMDGIDSFLSLLGKGRIYNEQELEQLSVWLTSVVQMKKYMFSKREIAPTISAYAESMYDCPVLRDELKRCIRYGQLTDQASPDLAYIRRHIYAAEDKIQKKMENALNKYRTSLQEPVISKRHDRFVIAVKREHRKQVPGTVWDESASGQTLFVEPLDASELQVELQQWKADEERERTIILSRLSEYTESFSFELFRNVEAMASFDFITARAKLSRSYNGKKIELSDQPVVRLVGARHPLLGQHSVPLHVELGYKWKQLIITGPNTGGKTVTLKTIGLFVLMIQSGLLVPAEQGSEIGVFQHVIADVGDGQSLEQSLSTFSSHITVLKDMLQAAGPRALLLLDELAAGTDPSEGIALSIALLEQLLKKGALAGATTHFNEIKAFAARTPGCQNGKMAFDAETLKPLYRLEMGEAGESHAFAIARRFGLPEEVMQRAEHLLVRKVDPSHETRTSEQSRNEKEAQKTSSSAAADFINKNLKNADETKAQNPKEAKKPFEKGDAVWIYPLNKMGVVYRPADERGNVIVQIQGQKLTFNHKRLKLYIAKTKLYPGQNEEYDLDIVFESKENRKARKLMNRKHVEGLEIVTKEDELI
- a CDS encoding MBL fold metallo-hydrolase → MTKLIFRGTGDSMSVPRIYCECEVCEEARDTQENRRYRSSLQLEDQEAGTVWIDCGSDFAKQLEMASLREIDTLLITHAHFDHIGGLVEWADACRWTKKRGQAYAPTEVIKEILDRFPWLNRQIEFHSFDTLIMLGKWRAYSWRVNHGKNGYAYAFRFEHSETNCKWVYCSDSIGLTDEQQQHLADLDLLVLGTSFYEEPFAYETRSVYDVVEAIELIQKWKPKQTFLTHMSHDIDLRRDYKLPDHLQFARTGMSISL
- a CDS encoding GNAT family N-acetyltransferase, encoding MLTYHRIVSIEDKYFEPLHKLLQTIFPPEEVLAYELWREPLEDPTIHVYVALHEGEVVGSTEYRYYPELRVAMTDFTIIGKPSLGIGRFLLRNREQDLQKLADQSGTVSLGMFAEVYDPYRAGEHAFGGVSPMNPIVRREVLSHIGYKRIAFPYVHPSWDHEGQAVAELDLCFLPKNEEQTTIDAALIASFLEGYYAALPNKPEQWLQMMEQICASESFELLPL
- a CDS encoding GNAT family N-acetyltransferase, encoding MRKELFLFIDGKPQKAVIRNYKPADFDGLIEVQRLSFPPPYPQELWWNKEQLTEHVNRFPEGALCAEVDGMIIGSMTGVTIDMIDYGHAHNWETISDSGYIRNHNLNGDTLYVIDLCVIPEFRKSGIGKWLMQSMYETVVQLGLLRLLGGGRMPGYGALIQEMTPEAYLEKVLTGEYKDPVITFLLRCGRIPIGVALDYLDDEQSGNCAAIMEWRNPFK
- a CDS encoding carbon-nitrogen hydrolase family protein, which produces MKFRTAAVQYKLADINSFEQFAEQVTHYVRNASEYGSQFILFPEFLTTQLMSIGDEQGVALPIDRLPEFTEDYLALFRSLAAEYEVYIVGGTHVIKQSDGSLRNAAHLFHPDGKIDVQHKIHITPPEVEGWNMSAGEGLEVFETAYGTIAMLTCYDIEFPEIVRMARAKGADVIFCPSCTDDRHGFYRVRYCCHARAVENQVYIVTTGTVGSLRKVDLMRANFGQAAIIAPNDIPFPPAGILSEGIINDDMLVVADLDLSLLEEVRLKGSVTTWRDRRTDLYTDWT
- a CDS encoding HAMP domain-containing histidine kinase, producing the protein MTLRKRFTLFTIFWLIFILILFNIFVYFYVIKITTESEEEVIANKVNLMLENPRIQSGRGLNYPELLNEYYNVNEMIRIIAPNNRVVNITGTDELLQQLPATFEVHHHTGMITKGGERILFMRVPLYDGNRVIAMLEINRILDELDNYLQVLVAALSVTSGGAILFAIFGTYWFTSRLTAPIQQMVNTMREIDRSGKLRQIELSNREESAELLQLVRAFNQMIERLDRTFAKQKQFVADASHELKTPLTVISSYAGMLKRWGRDDESLRNEAIEAIDKEANRLQNLTKSMLMLAEAEQEDWLKQELFDVVQVVDELATMLQTTFGRPIRVKAMSKAVRMVGDKDKIRQLLVILLDNAIKYSKDPIDITITLVRHIVKIEVKDKGMGIPENEIPHLFERFYRVDGARSRTTGGVGLGLSIAKRIIDLHEGKVDVFSLPDLGTTITLQFKQRKQ
- a CDS encoding response regulator transcription factor; this encodes MKERILVVEDEAGISRILQLELEHEGYTVGTAADGRTGYEMASTGEWELVLLDVMLPEMSGIEVLRLLRQAGNPVPIILLTARDTVPDKVSGFEHGANDYITKPFAMEELLARVRNILRIFQQYPKEAEGSDMIKVGDLTIELRTRKVYRKDILIELTPREFELLVYLVENKNDEKSREDILSEVWGYDFIGETNLVDVYIRYLRQKLDKGYRHKLIHTVRGVGYMIKEPDA
- a CDS encoding ABC-F family ATP-binding cassette domain-containing protein; this translates as MSLLTVEQLSHTFGDRVLFKNVAFRLLDGEHVGLVGANGTGKSTLMNILTGKLLKDEGKVEWTPRVRYGYLDQHTKLEAGKTIRDVLKDAFLPLLLLEEELNNIAAQMGDADSDKLDELLTRMGEIQEELEIGDFYLIDVKVDEMANGLGLNAIGLDRDVTALSGGQRTKVLLAKLLLEKPGVLLLDEPTNYLDEEHINWLTNYLKNYPHAFVLISHETSFMNQVVNVIYHLEFTKLTRYSANYDKFLEMADLNKAQHIDAYEKQKDFIKKQEDFIQKNKARASTSGRAKSREKQLDRIDRIDKPEEAAKPTFNFKESRTSGKTVFEAEGMVIGYNKPLLPKMDMVIERGDKIAIVGCNGVGKSTLLKTILGVIPALDGKTYLGDYLNPAYFEQEAKAPTMTPLEDVWDEFSFMTQSEVRGALARCGLKNEHITRSLNQLSGGEQAKVRLCKLMMRESNWILFDEPTNHLDVVAKAELKRALKAYKGTVVLVSHEPEFYEDMATKTWDVEAWSMQN